TTGGGATTGGCGCTCGTTTGCAGCTAACCCAAGCTTATCGCAGCTTACCACGTCCTTCATCGGCTCTTACTACCTAGGCATTCCCTGTGTGCCCTTAATTATTTTAACCTATTTTGTTTTTGTTTAATTTGATTGACAGCTAACTCTGTTTATATAAACAAGAGTTAAAATTGTATTATCTACTATATAGTTTCCAATGTCCATAAAAAATTGAAAAAAAATTTGGTGGAGATAAGCGGGATCGAACCGCTGACCTACGCAGTGCAAGTGCGTCGCTCTCCCAAACTGAGCTATATCCCCATACCATATGGTGCGTTTGAGTGGACTCGAACCACCGACCTCACGCTTATCAGGCGTGTGCTCTAACCAGCTGAGCTACAAACGCATTCATAAAGATACTGTTCTATCTTTTAACTGATAACTGCCGTTACCACAAGAACACCATCAATAGAATAGAGAAAGAGAAATGATCTCCTTAGAAAGGAGGTGATCCATCCGCACGTTCCCGTACGGATACCTTGTTACGACTTCACCCCAATCGCTAATCACACCCTCGGAACATCCCTCCTTACGGTTAGGCCTGTTACTTCAGGTGCAACCAACTCTCGTGGTGTGACGGGCGGTGTGTACAAGACCCGAGAACGTATTCACCGCAACATAGCTGATTTGCGATTACTAGCGATTCCAACTTCATGTACTCGAGTTGCAGAGTACAATCCGAACTAAGAATAGTTTTATGAGATTAGCTTACCCTCGCAGGTTTGCAGCTCTCTGTACTACCCATTGTAGCACGTGTGTAGCCCAGCGTATAAGGGGCATGATGACTTGACGTCATCCCCACCTTCCTCCTGCTCATCGCAGGCAGTCTCGCATGAGTCCCCAACTTAATGATGGTAACATACGAAAGGGGTTGCGCTCGTTGCGGGACTTAACCCAACATCTCACGACACGAGCTGACGACAGCCATGCACCACCTGTCACCAAGTTCCTCCGAAGAGGCACGAAAACATCTCTGTTAACTTCTTGGGATGTCAAACGCTGGTAAGGTTCCTCGCGTTGCGTCGAATTAAACCACATGCTCCACCGCTTGTGCGGGTCCCCGTCAATTCCTTTGAGTTTCATACTTGCGTACGTACTCCCCAGGCGGATTACTTATCGCGTTAGCTTGGGCGCTGAGGTTCGACCCCCAACACCTAGTAATCATCGTTTACGGCGTGGACTACCAGGGTATCTAATCCTGTTTGCTACCCACGCTTTCGCGCTTTAGCGTCAGTATCTGTCCAGTAGGCTGGCTTCCCCATCGGCATTCCTACAAATATCTACGAATTTCACCTCTACACTTGTAGTTCCGCCTACCTCTCCAGTACTCTAGTTTAGCAGTTTCCAACGCAATACGGGGTTGAGCCCCGCATTTTCACATCAGACTTACTAAACCGCCTAGACGCGCTTTACGCCCAATAAATCCGGATAACGCTTGCGACATACGTATTACCGCGGCTGCTGGCACGTATTTAGCCGTCGCTTCTTCTGTTGGTACCGTCACTGACTTCTTCCCAACTGAAAGCACTTTACATTCCGAAAAACTTCATCGTGCACACAGAATTGCTGGATCAGACTTTTGGTCCATTGTCCAATATTCCCCACTGCTGCCTCCCGTAGGAGTAAGGGCCGTGTCTCAGTCCCCTTGTGGCCGTTCACCCTCTCAGGCCGGCTACCCATCATCGTCTTGGTGAGCCGTTACCTCACCAACTAACTAATGGGACGCAAAGCTCTCTCACAGCGCATATAGCTTTCATAACCAAATCATGCGACTCAGTCATAATATCTGGTATTAGCATTCGTTTCCAAATGTTGTCCCAGTCTGTAAGGCAAGTTCTTTACGCGTTACTCACCCGTCCGCCACCTTCACCCGAAGGATCAAGTAGACTTGCATGTGTTAAGCATTCTGTCAGCGTTCATCCTGAGCCAGGATCAAACTCTTCGTTCAATCTATTTACTCAGTTATTCAACTGATTGTTTACACCTATTTATTGTTTGTTGATTTTTTCATCTCTCTCTATTCTGTTGCTAATGTCCTTTTTTATTACTTTTTTCTTCCCGCTTTCCTGCGGTACATTGATTATAATATCATAATTTTTAGATTCCGTCAATATTTTTTTGCTTTTTTTAAAAAAATTATTTATCTTCTAAATTCTTTGATTTCACTTTTAAATTATTAATATTTCTTAATTCTAATATTATAATCTTTTCCCAAGATTTCTTTATATTTTCAAAAAATATTCTTTAAAGATATACTTAATTTTATTTCTTCTTTTGTTATAAGTTTTCCAGTTTCAACAACATTTCCATCTATCACAACTTTATATTCTCCCAAAACTTTTCCTGCTTCTACTGGGGCAATTGCTCCCTTATTCCTTTTTATAGATATTTTTATATCACTATCTTTATTCAAGATATCTGTAAAGCTTTTATCAGGATATAAATCAGCATATTCTTTATCTCCACTAAATATTGGAACTTTAGCAATAGCTATATTTTTATCAGTAAGTTTTCTAAATTGATAATGCTCATAAAATTCTTCCATTTTTTTTAAAACACTTTCATCTCTTTTTTTATAAGTAGGTCCTCCCACAACTACTGTAAATATCTGCATACTTTCTTTATCACTTAATACAGAAATATTATACCCTACTTTAGAATGATGTCCTGTTTTAATTCCATATATTCCCTCTTCTCCTAATAATAAATTTCTATTTTTTATTTTCAATTTTCCATCATGTATAGTGGCTTCCTTCATAGAAGCTATATCCATATATTGGCTATATTTAGCAGCCTCAAGAGATAACTTATATATTCCTCTTGTTGTTCCAGAATCCATTCCTTTTTTTGTCATATCACTTGGAAGTCCAGCTGGTGTATAAAACTCTAATTCTTTTTCCAATCCTAAATCAATAGATTTTTTATTCATCATTTTTACAAATTTATCTACATCTCCCTTTCCTATATATTCAGCTATAGCATAAGCTGCATTATTAGCTGAGTATATTGCTGTCGCCTTAATTAAATCTTCAAGAGTAAAAACTTCTCCCTCTTTCATAGGAATTCTACTTCCACCAGTTTGTGCAGATTTCTTACTGACTTTAATTTTGTCCTTCATTTTTATACTACCTTTTTCTAGTTGATCAAAAGTTACCATCAAAGTCATCATTTTCGTAAGAGAAGCTAAAGGATATTTTTCATCAATATTTTCTGAATAATATATCTTCCCTTTATCATCTCCTAAAAGTATTGCCTTATATGAAGGTTTTTCCTCTTTCACTACAACTTCACTTTCTACTTCTTTAGCAAAAACTGTAGAACTGGCAAGTATAATAGTTAATAACAATACATTTATAATTTTCTTCATTACGCATCTCCTGTTGTATAAAAATAAGCTTCTGTAAAATTATATCATAAATTTACAGAAGCTTATATTAAAAATTAATTTTTAATAATCTATTTTTTTATTTATCTTCTTTTTTATCTTTTTTAGAAAGATAATCCTCAATAGCTAATTTGATAGCCTCTTCCGCAAGAACAGAACAGTGCATCTTTACTGGTGGAAGTCCACCTAATTCTTCTACTACTTTTTTGTTTGTAAGAGCTAAAGCTTCCTCCACAGTTTTTCCCATGATAAGTTCTGTAGATACTGAAGAACTAGCTATTGCTGAAGCACATCCAAAAGTTCTAAATTTGACATCAGTTATTATATTACCTTCTACCTTAATAAATATTTCCATTATATCCCCACATGAAGGATTTCCTACTTTTCCATATCCAGATGGATTTTCTATAACTCCAACATTATGCGGATTCATGAAATGTTCCATTACTTTTTCTGTATATTGCATTTTCATACTCCTTATTTACATTATTTATTTTTAAATTCATTCCAAAGAGGAGAGATCGCTCTTAATTTTTCGATCACTTCTACCAGAACATCCAATGTATAATCTATTTCTTCCTTTGTATTATATTTCCCTAACCCAAATCTTATAGTTCCATGTGCAAATTCAGGTTCAATTCCCATTGCTAATAATACATGTGAAGCCTGTAAATCATCTGATGAACAAGCAGACCCTGAGCTTACTGCTATTCCTTTATAACTTAGGCTAAGAAGAATTGATTCTCCTTCAAGATACTTAAATGTTATACTTGAAGTCCCTGGAAGTCTTTTTGCTTCTTTAGCATTTATCACAACCTCAGGTATTCTTTTTAGTACTTCACTTTCAAAATAATCCCTTAATTCTTCTTCTTTTTTAAATTCTTCTGCCATATCTCTATAAGCTATTTCCAAGGCTTTAGCCATTCCAACCATTCCTGGAACATTTGAAGTTCCTGGTCTTCTTTTCCCTTCTTGTCCTCCACCAGTAAGAACTTTACCAAATCTTACTCCGTTTCTCCAGTAAAGAGCTGCTATCCCTTTAGGTCCATAAAATTTATGCGCTGAGAAAGAAAGAAGATCTATTCCCATTTCTTTTGGTTTTATATCAACTTTTCCCATTGTCTGAACTGCATCAACATGAAATATAATTTTATTTTCCTTAGCTATTTTTCCTATCTCTTCTATTGGTTGAAAAGTTCCAACCTCATTATTAGCATGCATTACAGTTATTAGAATAGTTTCATCTTTTATTGCATTTTTCAACTCTTCTATATTAAGTACTCCATTTTTATCCACATGAAGAATTGTTATTTCATAACCTTCGTCTTCAAGATCTTTTAAAGTATTTTTTATAGCTGGGTGCTCTATCGGACTTGCTATTATATGCTTTCCTCTATTTTTATATGCTCTAGCTATTCCTCTAATTGCAAGATTATCTGATTCACTTCCTGATGCAGTAAATATTATTTCATTAGGTTCTACACCAAGATGCTTTGCGATAGTTTCTCTTGATTCATTCATAGCTTTATTTGTTTCTTTACCAAAAAGATGCAAACTTGAAGCATTTCCATAATACTCAGTTAAATAAGGTACCATTGCTTCAAATACTTCGTTATCCATCTTTGTTGTTGCATTATTATCTAGATAAACTCTCATATTTATCGTCTCCTTGAATTACATTTCTTATTACTACTATGTTATACCATTCCTTATTTATTTTGTCAAGAATTAAAATGATTATTTATCTATATTTTTTCCATGTTCACAAAACTCTTTTATTTCGCACTCATTACACTTTGGTCTTCTAGCTATACATTTATCCCTTCCTTGTAATATAAGGTAGTGTGAAAAATCTATCCAGTCTTTTTTAGGAACTATTTTCATCAGGTCTTGTTCAATTTTTATAGGATCATCATTTTTTACCAATCCAATAAGATTAGATAATCTTTTTACATGAGTATCAACAGTTATCCCATCTGCTAATCCCCATACTTCACCTCTTACCACATTGGCTGTTTTTCTTCCTACTCCTGCAAGTTCTATAAGCTTATCCATATCCTTTGGTATTTCTCCATTGTATTTAGAAAGAAGCTGCTGACTGCATAATTTTATATTTTTAGCTTTATTTCTAAAAAAACCTGTACTTTTTATCATTTCTTCTATTTTTTCTACTGGAAGAGCTGCAAATCCTTCAGGAGTATTAACCTTTTTATACATTTCTTTTGTAACAATATTTACTCTTACATCTGTACACTGAGCTGAAAGAATAACAGCTACAAGAAGTTCAAAAGGTGTTTTATAATCTAATGCACATTTAGGATCTCCAAATTTTTCATGGAGTTTTTCAAGTATCTTTTTTACTTTTTCTTTCTTAGTCATAATTTTTTCCTCTAAAGTTTTCACTTTCTTCTCAAATAAAATATGTTCAGTTCCATTATACTCTTCTATTTTTTTTCTTTTAAATCCAATTTTAAGAAATACTTTTTGTGATATTTCATTTTCTTCTAATACATATGCTGATATTTTTTTTATATTTGGTTTTTCAAAACAGAGTTCATTGATACTATTGATAATAACAGTTTCTGAATATCCTTTTCCTCTTATACTTTCTACAAGATATACACTTATAGCAGCAGTTTCCTCATCTAATTCAAATTTTACAGTTCCTAGAAATTCTCTACTCAAACTTTCTATAGTATAAAAAAGATACGAAGGGGAATTGATAACAAAACTATACCATCTTCTATGAGCTTCCCACTGCTCCTTTTCATTATCTGAATAGTATTTTTTTACATAATTTAAATGGATATATCTATAAATATCTGGTATATCTTTATCCATCATTTTTCTCAATATTATCTCAATCAATAAACTCACCTTTGACTATTTTAAAACTACTTTATGATATTTTTTCTTTCCTATTTTTACAAGAAATTCTCCATTAGCGAAAAGATCTTTTGTTATAGGCATAGTAAAATCCGTTACTTTACTATCTCCTATATTTAATCCATTTTGTTGAACTAATCTTCTACCTTCACTTTTAGTTTTTAATATTCCTTTTTCTACTAGAAAATCTATAAGTCCAATTCCTAAAACTGCTTCTTCTATTTCTACTGAAGGAACACTGCTCATATCCTGTCCTCCACCGAATAAAGCCTCTGCAGCTGTTTTAGCTTTAAGAGCTTCTTCTTCTCCATGAATCATCTTTGTAATTTCAAAAGCAAGTATTTTTTTAGCCTCATTTATTTCTGCACCTTCTAATGCACTTAATCTTTTTACTTCATCCATTGGAATGAATGTTAATAATGAAAGACATTTTTCTACATCTGCATCATCAACATTTCTCCAGTATTGGTAAAATTCATAAGGAGATGTTTTTTCTGGATCTAGCCACAAAGCTCCTTTTGCAGTTTTCCCCATCTTCTTTCCTTCACTATTAGTAAGAAGAGTACAAGTCATTGCAAAAGCTTGTTTTTGCTCTTTTTTTCTAATAAGTTCTACTCCTGCAATCATGTTAGACCATTGGTCATCTCCACCAAGTTGCATAGTACAACCATGTTTTTGATTTAATACAAGAAAGTCATATCCTTGCATCAACATATAGTTAAATTCAAGGAAAGAAAGTCCAACTTCCATTCTAGATTTAAAACATTCAGCTGCAAGCATTCTATTTACAGAAAAATGTGCTCCTATATCTCTTATAAAATCTATATAATTAAGTCCTAATAGCCAATCTGCATTATTTTCAAGTATAGCTTTACCATCTGAAAAATCTATAAACTTTTCCATTTGTTTTTTTATAGCTGCTACATTGTGAGCAATAGTTTCTTTGGACATCATAGTTCTCATGTCAGTTCTTCCACTTGGATCCCCTATCATAGCTGTTCCACCACCAAGTAGAGCTATTGGTCTATGACCATGTTTTTGCATATGAGACATAAACATCATAGCAATAAAATGTCCTACATGCAGACTATCTGCTGTTGGGTCAAAACCTATATAAAAAGTAACTTTCTCTTTTCCTAATATTTCTCTCATCTCTTCTTCATGAGTGAATTGTTTTAAGTATCCACGTCCTACTAATACATCAAATACGTTTTCCATCTCGTCCTCCCTTGTTTTTTCTATATTATTTTAACACAAAGCCCTTTATTTTTAAAGAAAAATAAAAGCCTATTGATTGTATCAACAGGCTTTTTCTATCTATTAATACATCTCCCTTACTATTAAACTGCATAACAAAAGGGATTTAGTTACCTAAATCCTAGTTACAGTAATAGTATGAAGATGTTATGAATACATTATTTTTATTAAACATTTTTGACCTCTGTGTACTTTATTTTTTAAATTTTATCATGTTTTTCTTATTTTTTCAAATTTTAATTACTTCATATTATTTTATAAAAGTAATTTTCAAATAAAAAAAGAGCTCTCAAGTTCCTTGAAAGCTCAATATTGCACATTTATCTTTGAATTCCTGGATAAGCCCACATTCCTGCAGCTCTCATCATATCTCTATAAATAACTAATTTTTCATTATTAGATACTTTATGTGCTTCTCGTAAAGTTGGATAGTCTAAATATACTAGATTATCCATAACTGAAAGATTTAACCCTTCACTTACTGCCATTTCTTTAAAAACAGCCAATCCTCTTCTCATATGACTTGCACTGCTTATTAAAGTCATATTTTCTGTTCCTAATTTTTTCATAATTTCTACTGAATAAAGTGCATTTCCAACTGTATCTTTTGCTTGGTCTTCAATATGGACTTTACTAGGATTTACTCCTTTTTCTACTAACCATTTTTTCATAAGATATGCTTCTGTTACTCCACCTTTTGGAACTCCACCAGTTACTATTATCTCAGCATTAGGATTTTTTCTATACATAGCAAGTCCTTGCTCCAATCTTCCTATCAATGGTTCTTTCATTACCCCATTTTCTCCTAGAGCATATCCTAAAATAACAATCGCATAATTTTCTAAATTTAAAGATTCTGGTTTTACTTTTAAAATAGTATTCATATAGTTATCTGTTCTGTCAAATCTTTCTACAAATTTCCTAGTCATTTCTGGATAAATTTTTTCCATAGCTGCTATTGTATTAGTGTAAGTATTATTATCTCCTAACGCTCTACTATATCCAGCCAACAACATATTTGCATCAAAACTTTCTGGATATATTTTTATTATTTCTTTATATGTTGCTAATGCTTCTTGTATTTTGCTCTGAAGTACCTGAGTTGTTGCTATTCCAAACCTCAAGTCTAATCTATTTGGGTCAAGCATACTTGCTTCCCTAAAAGAATTTTCAACAACATCATACTTTCCTTTTAATGTTATCCCTTTAAAAAATTCTTTTTCTACTTTTTGTAAATCCCCGCCATTCCAATAATAATATATTCCAGTTTGAGTATATTCATTTATTTTTTTCTGATCTTCAAAAGTTTTTGCCGAAGTACATCCTGCTAAAGATAATACAGCTAAAATTCCTGCTATTAATTTTATTTTATTCATATCTAATCACCTCTAATATAGTATTGATTATAATATGAATTTTAACATATTTCCTATATTTCTTCAATTAAATCACAAATTTTTATTTCATATTTTTATAAAAAAATGCTATAAAAATTCAAAAAAAGGAACAGAAATTTCTTCCTGCTCCTTAGTTAATTATTATACTTATTTTACTTTTTCCAAAGCTTTATCTAAGTCAGCTATTATATCCTCTACATTTTCCAATCCTACTGATAATCTTACTAAACCTTCTGGTATTCCTGCTTCTTTTAATTCTTCACTTGTGTAAGCAGAATGAGTCATAGAAGCTGGATGCTGTATCAATGTTTCAGTATCTCCTAAGCTTACTGCCAATGCACACATTTCAACATTATTTAGCAATGTTTTTCCTGCTTCAAATCCTCCTTTAAGTTCAAATGACATTATTCCTCCAAACCCTGTCATTTGTTTTTTAGCAATCTCATATCCCTCATGATCTTTTAGTCCTGGATAATAAACTTTTTCTACTTTAGAATGAGCATTTAAATATTCAGCAACCTTCATTGCATTTTCACAATGCCTTTGCATCCTTATTTCAAATGTTTTTAATCCTCTTATTATAAGATGAGCTTCTGTTGGTCCTAATACTGATCCTGTCATATCTTTTATTCCAAAAAGCTTTACTTCTGTTATAAGTTCTTTACTTCCAACTGCAAACCCTGCTATTACATCTCCATGTCCATTTAAATACTTAGTTGCTGAATGAACCACTATATCTGCCCCTAACTGTAAAGGTTTCTGCAAATAAGGAGAAGCAAATGTATTATCTACCACCACTTTTGTATATTCATTTGTGTGAGCTATTTTCGCTATTTCTTCTATATCAGATATTTTTAAATTTGGGTTTGCTGGTGTTTCCAAATATACAACTCTTGTATTTTTCTTCATTGCTTTTTTAACTGCTTCAAGATCTGAAGTATCTAAAAATTCAAC
Above is a window of Fusobacterium varium DNA encoding:
- the dacA gene encoding D-alanyl-D-alanine carboxypeptidase dacA precursor — protein: MKKIINVLLLTIILASSTVFAKEVESEVVVKEEKPSYKAILLGDDKGKIYYSENIDEKYPLASLTKMMTLMVTFDQLEKGSIKMKDKIKVSKKSAQTGGSRIPMKEGEVFTLEDLIKATAIYSANNAAYAIAEYIGKGDVDKFVKMMNKKSIDLGLEKELEFYTPAGLPSDMTKKGMDSGTTRGIYKLSLEAAKYSQYMDIASMKEATIHDGKLKIKNRNLLLGEEGIYGIKTGHHSKVGYNISVLSDKESMQIFTVVVGGPTYKKRDESVLKKMEEFYEHYQFRKLTDKNIAIAKVPIFSGDKEYADLYPDKSFTDILNKDSDIKISIKRNKGAIAPVEAGKVLGEYKVVIDGNVVETGKLITKEEIKLSISLKNIF
- the nifU gene encoding NifU-like protein — protein: MQYTEKVMEHFMNPHNVGVIENPSGYGKVGNPSCGDIMEIFIKVEGNIITDVKFRTFGCASAIASSSVSTELIMGKTVEEALALTNKKVVEELGGLPPVKMHCSVLAEEAIKLAIEDYLSKKDKKEDK
- the nifS gene encoding Cysteine desulfurase; the encoded protein is MRVYLDNNATTKMDNEVFEAMVPYLTEYYGNASSLHLFGKETNKAMNESRETIAKHLGVEPNEIIFTASGSESDNLAIRGIARAYKNRGKHIIASPIEHPAIKNTLKDLEDEGYEITILHVDKNGVLNIEELKNAIKDETILITVMHANNEVGTFQPIEEIGKIAKENKIIFHVDAVQTMGKVDIKPKEMGIDLLSFSAHKFYGPKGIAALYWRNGVRFGKVLTGGGQEGKRRPGTSNVPGMVGMAKALEIAYRDMAEEFKKEEELRDYFESEVLKRIPEVVINAKEAKRLPGTSSITFKYLEGESILLSLSYKGIAVSSGSACSSDDLQASHVLLAMGIEPEFAHGTIRFGLGKYNTKEEIDYTLDVLVEVIEKLRAISPLWNEFKNK
- the pdg gene encoding UV-endonuclease, which produces MIEIILRKMMDKDIPDIYRYIHLNYVKKYYSDNEKEQWEAHRRWYSFVINSPSYLFYTIESLSREFLGTVKFELDEETAAISVYLVESIRGKGYSETVIINSINELCFEKPNIKKISAYVLEENEISQKVFLKIGFKRKKIEEYNGTEHILFEKKVKTLEEKIMTKKEKVKKILEKLHEKFGDPKCALDYKTPFELLVAVILSAQCTDVRVNIVTKEMYKKVNTPEGFAALPVEKIEEMIKSTGFFRNKAKNIKLCSQQLLSKYNGEIPKDMDKLIELAGVGRKTANVVRGEVWGLADGITVDTHVKRLSNLIGLVKNDDPIKIEQDLMKIVPKKDWIDFSHYLILQGRDKCIARRPKCNECEIKEFCEHGKNIDK
- the tyrS gene encoding Tyrosine--tRNA ligase — protein: MENVFDVLVGRGYLKQFTHEEEMREILGKEKVTFYIGFDPTADSLHVGHFIAMMFMSHMQKHGHRPIALLGGGTAMIGDPSGRTDMRTMMSKETIAHNVAAIKKQMEKFIDFSDGKAILENNADWLLGLNYIDFIRDIGAHFSVNRMLAAECFKSRMEVGLSFLEFNYMLMQGYDFLVLNQKHGCTMQLGGDDQWSNMIAGVELIRKKEQKQAFAMTCTLLTNSEGKKMGKTAKGALWLDPEKTSPYEFYQYWRNVDDADVEKCLSLLTFIPMDEVKRLSALEGAEINEAKKILAFEITKMIHGEEEALKAKTAAEALFGGGQDMSSVPSVEIEEAVLGIGLIDFLVEKGILKTKSEGRRLVQQNGLNIGDSKVTDFTMPITKDLFANGEFLVKIGKKKYHKVVLK
- a CDS encoding putative PEP-CTERM system TPR-repeat lipoprotein: MNKIKLIAGILAVLSLAGCTSAKTFEDQKKINEYTQTGIYYYWNGGDLQKVEKEFFKGITLKGKYDVVENSFREASMLDPNRLDLRFGIATTQVLQSKIQEALATYKEIIKIYPESFDANMLLAGYSRALGDNNTYTNTIAAMEKIYPEMTRKFVERFDRTDNYMNTILKVKPESLNLENYAIVILGYALGENGVMKEPLIGRLEQGLAMYRKNPNAEIIVTGGVPKGGVTEAYLMKKWLVEKGVNPSKVHIEDQAKDTVGNALYSVEIMKKLGTENMTLISSASHMRRGLAVFKEMAVSEGLNLSVMDNLVYLDYPTLREAHKVSNNEKLVIYRDMMRAAGMWAYPGIQR
- the mdeA_3 gene encoding Methionine gamma-lyase; translation: MKDLKNKGIGTIAIHAGQGKNPFGALSTPIYQTSTFVFDSTEQGGARFAGKEEGYIYSRLGNPTTAVAEEKIAALECGEAAAATSSGMGAISSVLWTLLRAGDHVIADKILYGCTFALLCHGMTRYGVEVEFLDTSDLEAVKKAMKKNTRVVYLETPANPNLKISDIEEIAKIAHTNEYTKVVVDNTFASPYLQKPLQLGADIVVHSATKYLNGHGDVIAGFAVGSKELITEVKLFGIKDMTGSVLGPTEAHLIIRGLKTFEIRMQRHCENAMKVAEYLNAHSKVEKVYYPGLKDHEGYEIAKKQMTGFGGIMSFELKGGFEAGKTLLNNVEMCALAVSLGDTETLIQHPASMTHSAYTSEELKEAGIPEGLVRLSVGLENVEDIIADLDKALEKVK